GATGTAGTAAAGCACCCTGTCCTTCAACGAATATCGGATTTTTACCTTTGTTAAACACATCGAGAACCATTTTTTCAACCTGTCCGGCTACGAAATCCGATGGAATCCTATCTATGACTGCTCCAGCATCACAACCAATCATAAGTCCGGTCTGGCCGGTAGCAACGAATCCGACGTTGATACCCTTCTGCCTCGCAAGTTTCCATAGAATGGTAGTGGCACTTCTCTTACCTACTACACAGTCAGTACCCATGCAGAGAACTACCTTAGCGTTTGTTTTGCGTACTCTTTGAAGTCCTATGTCGAGGTCAGAGGGTGGTTTTCTCAAGTCAATGAGCTTAACGCCCCTTGCATCGGCAAGTTCTGCAATTTCTGGAATGTCACTTAAGAACATATGCAAACCAGAAATTACGTCGAGGCCGGCGTTTATGGTAGTTTTGATTTCATCCAGCCAGTCTGTTGGTAATCTACCACCTGGAGGTGCTACGCCAAGTATGAGAACTTTGGCGTTGACGTTATCCAAAGCCTCTTTTACAGAGGAATATATTGGAATATCCTTCTTAATAAACGGAACTACATCACAAACCCGATTACCAGCAAATTTTCTGTCCACAACTCCAACAACGTTGAAAATTTCGCTGTACAAAATGATACCATGGGCGGTTTTAGCGTTTTTTGTATCGAAGTAATCGTGGGTTATTATCAACCCTGGAGTATCTTGATAATAGTCTTTTAGATTCATCTAACCTCCTCCTTAACCTAATAAGAATTCCTATTTAAACTTCAATTTTATTAGTTATA
This Methanotorris formicicus Mc-S-70 DNA region includes the following protein-coding sequences:
- a CDS encoding DUF1611 domain-containing protein, encoding MNLKDYYQDTPGLIITHDYFDTKNAKTAHGIILYSEIFNVVGVVDRKFAGNRVCDVVPFIKKDIPIYSSVKEALDNVNAKVLILGVAPPGGRLPTDWLDEIKTTINAGLDVISGLHMFLSDIPEIAELADARGVKLIDLRKPPSDLDIGLQRVRKTNAKVVLCMGTDCVVGKRSATTILWKLARQKGINVGFVATGQTGLMIGCDAGAVIDRIPSDFVAGQVEKMVLDVFNKGKNPIFVEGQGALLHPSYSGVTLSLLHGADPQAVVLVHDPQRKQRMGLSVELPIPDWREERDLIEKLSRAKVIALCVWGEENKTLIKDSDIPVFDLTNQDDAENLLELLMDYLEGK